A stretch of the Vanacampus margaritifer isolate UIUO_Vmar chromosome 6, RoL_Vmar_1.0, whole genome shotgun sequence genome encodes the following:
- the srpk2 gene encoding SRSF protein kinase 2 isoform X9: MLGVNSLVLTMQSRKRKPKGKKEKPGHHRRPETQQKASASVPPPPPPPPPPPEPAGPPEPEEEILGSDDEEQEDPTDYCKGGYHPVKIGDLFNGRYHVIRKLGWGHFSTVWLCWDIQVKNFVAMKVVKSAQHYTETALDEIKLLRCVRESDPADPNKDMVVQLIDDFKISGVNGIHVCMVFEVLGHHLLKWIIKSNYQGLPLPCVKSIIKQVLQGLDYLHTKCKIIHTDIKPENILMCVDDVFVRRMAMEATEWQKAGAPPPSGSAVSTAPQLKPVGKISKNKKKKLKKKQKRQAELLEKRMLEIEALEREAEKKEERANEECDEEEEDEEEEEEGTNEEDAPKPERQSTPTSAPPGPCMALGESDEDDDEEEDGEEEEEEEGGERPTRLTNHTCAAHNEEPSDEQEEEEEEEEEEEAPRIIDDDCGKDTEEEETTPVAEKDAPIPPGNGDLTQAGEQEQEQEQEEEEGLKDLEVEKEVERVNDKEKENELEEKETEKTDEDKEEEEEEEEEEEEEDEDDDTTADLLTDNSSPVKTHANNNNEAKTNGHVLLASEGSDAHLPPTSGPLLCPLVESELSYTDRDLSLSSGYEMFNGEAGEPGLTNGSGELPRAAVALFPELPLDPEPGSPVCGGTGDTGAGKSPESPAADRSRTVSSSSTGETPKARARAADLLINPLDPRNAESIRVKIADLGNACWVHKHFTEDIQTRQYRSIEVLIGAGYSTPADIWSTACMAFELATGDYLFEPHSGEDYSRDEDHIAHIIELLGCIPRHFALSGKYSREFFNRRGELRHITKLKPWSLFDVLVEKYGWAHEDAGHFTQFLLPMLEMVPEKRASAGECLNHAWLNS, encoded by the exons GCCTGAGACGCAGCAGAAAGCCTCGGCGAGTGTCCCTCCTCCCCCGCCACCCCCTCCGCCTCCCCCAGAGCCGGCGGGGCCCCCGGAGCCGGAGGAGGAGATCCTGGGCTCCGACGATGAGGAGCAGGAGGACCCAACGGACTACTGCAAAG GAGGCTACCATCCGGTCAAGATCGGAGACTTGTTCAACGGGAGGTACCATGTGATAAGGAAGTTGGGGTGGGGCCATTTCTCCACCGTATGGCTATGCTGGGACATACA agtgaAGAACTTTGTGGCCATGAAGGTGGTGAAAAGCGCCCAGCATTACACCGAGACGGCCCTGGATGAGATCAAACTGCTGCGATGC gTGAGGGAGAGCGACCCCGCCGACCCCAACAAGGACATGGTGGTCCAGCTGATAGATGATTTTAAAATCTCTGGTGTCAACGGCATTC ATGTGTGCATGGTGTTCGAGGTACTGGGTCATCACCTGCTCAAGTGGATCATCAAGTCCAACTACCAAGGCCTGCCGCTGCCATGCGTCAAGAGCATCATCAAACAG GTCTTGCAAGGGCTGGACTACCTGCACaccaaatgtaaaatcatccACACGGACATCAAGCCCGAGAACATCCTGATGTGCGTGGACGATGTGTTTGTCAGGCGCATGGCCATGGAGGCCACCGAGTGGCAGAAAGCCGGAGCTCCGCCCCCTTCTGGGTCGGCGG ttagCACAGCCCCCCAGCTCAAACCG GTGGGCAAAATCTccaagaacaagaagaagaagcttaAGAAGAAGCAAAAGCGTCAGGCCGAGTTGCTGGAAAAGCGGATGCTGGAGATCGAAGCCCTGGAGAGGGAAGCCGAGAAGAAGGAGGAGCGAGCCAACGAAGAGTgcgacgaggaagaggaggacgaagaggaggaggaggaggggacgAACGAAGAGGATGCGCCGAAGCCGGAGCGGCAGTCCACGCCGACCTCGGCGCCTCCGGGTCCCTGCATGGCCCTCGGAGAGAgcgatgaggatgacgatgaggaggaggacggggaagaggaggaggaggaggaaggtggcGAGAGGCCCACAAGGTTGACCAATCATACAT GTGCGGCGCACAACGAGGAGCCCAGCGacgagcaggaggaggaggaagaagaggaggaagaggaagaagccCCCCGCATCATCGATGACGACTGTGGCAAAGACACAGAAGAAGAGGAGACCACGCCCGTGGCCGAAAAAGACGCCCCCATCCCTCCCGGGAATGGAGATTTGACACAGGCGGGggagcaggaacaggaacaggaacaggaggaggaggagggactgAAAGACCTGGAGGTGGAGAAAGAGGTAGAGAGAGTCAACGACAAGGAGAAGGAAAATGAGCTTGAGGAGAAGGAGACGGAGAAGACAGACGAAGacaaggaagaggaggaggaggaggaggaggaggaggaggaagaagacgagGATGACGACACCACCGCCGACCTCCTCACAGACAACAGCTCCCCCGTCAAGACGCACGCCAATAACAACAACGAGGCCAAAACCAACGGCCACGTCCTGCTCGCCTCGGAGGGGTCTGACGCCCACCTGCCCCCCACGTCCGGGCCTCTCCTCTGCCCCCTGGTGGAGTCCGAGCTCAGCTACACCGACAGGGACCTCTCGCTCAGCTCCGGCTACGAGATGTTCAACGGCGAGGCGGGCGAGCCGGGACTCACCAACGGATCGGGCGAGCTCCCCAGGGCCGCCGTGGCGCTCTTTCCAGAGTTGCCTCTGGACCCGGAGCCGGGAAGTCCCGTTTGCGGGGGGACGGGCGACACTGGGGCGGGGAAGTCGCCCGAGAGCCCCGCGGCGGACCGCAGCCGCACTGTGTCGTCATCCAGCACGGGGGAAACGCCTAAAG CCCGAGCCCGAGCCGCAGACCTCCTGATTAACCCACTTGACCCCCGCAACGCTGAATCAATCCGAGTGAAAATAGCTGACCTTGGAAATGCCTGCTGGGTG CACAAGCACTTTACGGAGGACATCCAGACGAGACAGTACCGCTCCATCGAAGTGCTGATAGGAGCCGGTTACAGCACCCCTGCCGACATCTGGAGCACCGCCTGCATG GCCTTTGAACTGGCCACGGGAGATTACCTGTTTGAGCCGCATTCGGGCGAGGACTACTCGAGAGATGAGG ACCACATAGCCCACATCATAGAGCTACTGGGCTGTATCCCAAGACACTTTGCGCTCTCCGGAAAATATTCCCGCGAGTTCTTCAACAGAAGAG GCGAGCTGCGGCACATCACCAAGCTGAAGCCGTGGTCTCTCTTCGACGTGCTGGTGGAGAAGTACGGCTGGGCGCACGAGGACGCCGGCCACTTCACCCAATTCTTGCTGCCCATGCTGGAGATGGTGCCCGAGAAGCGTGCATCCGCGGGAGAATGCCTCAACCACGCGTGGCTCAACTCGTAG